In Candidatus Dependentiae bacterium, a single genomic region encodes these proteins:
- a CDS encoding ABC transporter permease → MVENKKFFLKFFYPIIVALTYLFLYLPIIVLVLFSFNDAAVSVRWEGFSLRWYKALFQSPEILNAFKVSLIVATSATMLSLLIGTFFVFSSKWWKSSWAFNLFYSNILLPDMILAICVLSTFTFFQIPVGYGSLITGHTLIGLGFVIPIVRARFIELDPFLTEASLDLGATYIQTFFKIILPLLMPSLLAGGLLVFTLSLDDFLISFFCSGPTVEPLSVYVYSMVRTGIEPTINAISACFLAISSILVLLLCYFKVVDQVIPYE, encoded by the coding sequence ATGGTAGAAAACAAAAAATTCTTTTTAAAATTCTTTTATCCGATTATTGTTGCATTAACCTATTTGTTTTTGTATTTACCAATTATTGTATTGGTACTTTTTTCTTTTAATGATGCAGCTGTTTCAGTCCGTTGGGAAGGCTTCTCTCTTCGTTGGTACAAGGCGCTTTTTCAATCGCCAGAGATTTTAAATGCATTTAAAGTTTCACTCATTGTTGCAACATCCGCAACGATGTTGAGTTTGCTTATTGGTACATTTTTTGTTTTCTCAAGCAAGTGGTGGAAGTCATCATGGGCGTTTAATCTTTTTTATTCAAACATTTTATTGCCCGATATGATTCTTGCAATTTGCGTTTTAAGCACGTTTACTTTTTTTCAAATACCGGTTGGTTATGGAAGCTTAATTACGGGCCATACGCTCATTGGGTTAGGGTTTGTGATCCCTATTGTGCGAGCTCGTTTTATTGAGCTTGATCCATTTCTAACAGAAGCATCACTTGATTTAGGTGCAACTTATATTCAGACATTTTTTAAAATTATTCTACCGCTTCTAATGCCATCATTGCTGGCGGGCGGACTTTTAGTATTTACCCTTTCACTTGATGACTTTTTAATTTCATTTTTTTGTTCTGGTCCCACTGTTGAGCCTCTTTCAGTTTATGTATACTCAATGGTTCGAACTGGCATAGAGCCCACAATTAATGCAATTTCAGCATGCTTTCTGGCTATCAGCAGTATCCTTGTTCTGTTATTATGCTACTTCAAAGTTGTTGATCAGGTAATTCCTTATGAATGA
- a CDS encoding spermidine/putrescine ABC transporter substrate-binding protein, whose protein sequence is MNDLSRKTLHMLNSLLIKAGIVVMYTLVIAIFLYLPRFTDLIWKQSKTLNVYSFTEMISAEALQEFEEQTGISVSITYFETNEDLYTKFKVTGGEGYDLITPSDYMVELLVQENLLHTLDHTKISNIQELDSRLLNRFYDPKNRYSLPVAWNVYGVAFDRDVIDVKNDELSLDVIFKGPSVWKNSGKIGFDSKICMLDDPFEAVMLAAIYLFGRVDNLSTEDYKRIKQLLVEQKKWVECYTNSSLFYYLQGNIVPVALTSGLFMRKMAEETDRFSFMIPKEGSLLGVETLAIPARSKKVVLAHKLMNFLLSRKISHFHTVEYGSNPGNRMVYPMLDKSIIGNPHYFPPDEWFDKLHQIHNNFPMHIIEKIWLAVKFG, encoded by the coding sequence ATGAATGATCTTTCACGTAAGACTTTGCACATGCTCAATTCATTGCTGATTAAAGCTGGAATTGTTGTTATGTATACGTTGGTTATAGCAATATTTTTATATTTACCACGTTTTACTGATCTGATATGGAAGCAGAGCAAGACTCTCAATGTCTATTCTTTTACTGAAATGATTTCAGCCGAAGCTCTTCAAGAATTTGAAGAACAGACCGGCATATCAGTTTCTATTACCTATTTTGAAACAAATGAAGATCTCTATACTAAGTTTAAAGTAACCGGTGGTGAAGGGTATGACCTAATTACCCCTTCCGACTACATGGTTGAGCTCCTTGTTCAAGAAAATTTGTTACACACACTTGATCATACAAAGATTTCAAATATACAAGAACTTGATTCGCGCCTTCTCAATCGATTTTATGATCCTAAAAATAGATATTCCCTTCCGGTTGCATGGAACGTTTATGGAGTTGCATTTGACCGAGATGTGATTGATGTAAAAAATGACGAGTTGAGTCTTGATGTTATTTTCAAGGGACCATCGGTATGGAAGAATTCTGGCAAGATTGGTTTTGATTCAAAAATTTGTATGCTCGATGATCCATTTGAAGCGGTTATGCTGGCAGCAATTTATCTTTTTGGGCGAGTTGATAATCTATCAACAGAAGATTATAAGCGGATTAAACAGCTGCTGGTTGAGCAAAAAAAGTGGGTTGAATGTTATACTAATTCTAGCCTATTTTATTACTTACAGGGGAACATTGTTCCTGTTGCATTGACCTCGGGTCTTTTTATGAGAAAAATGGCAGAGGAGACCGATCGGTTTTCATTTATGATTCCTAAAGAAGGTAGTTTGCTTGGAGTTGAAACACTTGCAATTCCTGCTCGAAGTAAAAAAGTTGTACTTGCACATAAACTTATGAATTTTTTGCTTTCGCGTAAAATTTCACATTTTCATACGGTTGAGTATGGTTCGAATCCTGGAAATAGAATGGTGTATCCGATGCTTGATAAATCTATTATCGGTAACCCGCACTACTTTCCACCAGATGAATGGTTTGATAAATTGCATCAAATTCATAATAATTTTCCAATGCATATCATTGAGAAGATTTGGCTTGCAGTAAAATTTGGCTGA
- a CDS encoding ankyrin repeat domain-containing protein: MKNFFFYLALVLFLQNFNNLDGMPHFGVGHAPCCHIDEYTQLRLDIEQEAEKAASLVNHWFYSEKIIDTLCVSDEIDAWIIDKDKLGNLTIGQQTVLTCWSARPQFMLKVFSCLGSEYPSHINFRDALIRYNFGDVFFKKYKNFLTKKNLSCLVSLPKFLKVIPYLKYLKTRLSCMTNYEIEEEITKCHQDIKETYPELGAIDLHDHLFLLQNPYFFMNHILAWSDQNCKFDNWELIYTDKGSRIIELFLEYGFDVNCQLRQGCDDRDTLLHRAVRYGDVPMVELLLKCGADPLICYGREPDSSKRYGGGGQSPWDISCYKMRGDTCIRPIRPPTEKTQKIHEMLSCVVPKHILEGN, encoded by the coding sequence ATGAAAAATTTTTTCTTTTATCTCGCACTTGTTTTGTTTTTACAAAATTTTAACAATCTTGATGGGATGCCTCATTTCGGAGTCGGGCATGCTCCATGCTGCCATATCGATGAATACACTCAATTGCGTCTTGATATTGAACAAGAAGCTGAAAAAGCGGCAAGTCTAGTGAATCATTGGTTTTATAGCGAAAAAATTATTGATACGCTTTGCGTTAGTGATGAAATAGACGCTTGGATCATTGATAAAGATAAGCTAGGTAATCTTACAATCGGGCAACAGACTGTTCTTACCTGTTGGTCAGCCCGTCCACAATTTATGTTGAAAGTATTTTCTTGTCTAGGCTCTGAATATCCCTCTCATATAAATTTTAGAGACGCTTTAATTCGATATAACTTTGGTGATGTATTTTTCAAAAAATATAAGAATTTTTTAACTAAAAAAAATTTAAGTTGCTTGGTGTCTTTACCAAAGTTTTTGAAAGTTATACCATATTTAAAATATTTGAAGACAAGATTATCTTGTATGACAAACTACGAGATTGAAGAAGAAATTACTAAATGCCATCAAGATATAAAGGAAACTTATCCAGAGCTTGGTGCAATTGATTTGCATGATCATCTTTTTTTGCTGCAGAACCCCTATTTTTTTATGAATCATATTCTTGCTTGGTCTGATCAAAATTGTAAATTTGATAATTGGGAATTGATATATACCGATAAAGGAAGTAGAATTATTGAACTATTTCTTGAATATGGCTTTGATGTAAACTGTCAATTAAGACAAGGTTGCGATGATAGAGATACATTGCTTCATAGAGCTGTTCGATATGGTGATGTTCCTATGGTGGAGCTTCTGCTCAAGTGCGGTGCAGATCCTCTGATTTGTTATGGCCGTGAACCAGATTCATCAAAAAGATATGGTGGCGGTGGCCAATCCCCTTGGGATATAAGTTGTTACAAAATGCGCGGTGATACATGCATTAGGCCCATTAGGCCACCAACTGAGAAAACTCAAAAAATACATGAAATGTTATCTTGCGTTGTTCCAAAGCATATTCTCGAAGGCAACTGA
- a CDS encoding spermidine/putrescine ABC transporter substrate-binding protein: MSEKTSKSRKIIESLAGKAIIIGVYLALLALFLYFPRLLDWMGRSKNTLHVYSFTEIISPEAIEEFEKQTGISVVMTYFETNEDLYTKFKVTGGEGYDLITPSDYMVELLAHEKLLHKLDHEQLTCFKEIDPRLMGRYFDPHNNYSIPAVWNVYGIAFDRSFLDVRNNEVSLDVIFEGAQAWKLGAQTRKGMRICMVEDPLEALMYAGLYLFGKVDNFSDQEFEAIKRLLIKQKEWIECYSNSSLYYYLLGKIVPLALTPGIFMRKLASEFKNFAFMIPKEGSMLVVENFAIPAQTKKIDMVYKFINFLLTKEMAARHSEMYGFNPTNRLAYELLDPEIANNPHYFPTDDRFAKLFHTHNNLPWDKVEEIWLAVKFA; this comes from the coding sequence ATGAGTGAAAAAACATCGAAGAGTAGAAAAATTATTGAATCCCTTGCAGGCAAGGCGATTATCATCGGCGTCTATTTAGCACTCCTTGCCCTCTTTCTCTACTTTCCACGTCTTCTTGATTGGATGGGACGCTCAAAAAACACTCTTCACGTTTATTCGTTCACCGAAATTATCTCACCCGAAGCAATTGAAGAATTTGAAAAACAAACCGGCATTTCAGTTGTCATGACTTACTTTGAAACTAATGAAGATTTGTACACCAAATTTAAAGTGACTGGTGGTGAAGGGTACGATCTCATCACCCCTTCAGACTACATGGTTGAGTTGCTCGCTCATGAAAAACTCTTGCATAAACTTGATCACGAACAATTAACGTGCTTTAAAGAAATAGATCCTCGCTTGATGGGGCGCTATTTTGACCCTCACAATAACTATTCTATTCCGGCAGTGTGGAATGTTTATGGCATAGCATTTGATCGCTCATTTCTTGATGTGCGCAATAATGAAGTTAGCCTTGATGTCATCTTTGAAGGTGCTCAAGCATGGAAGCTTGGTGCGCAGACTCGAAAGGGAATGCGTATTTGTATGGTTGAAGATCCACTTGAAGCGCTTATGTATGCAGGTTTATATTTATTTGGAAAAGTTGATAATTTTTCTGATCAAGAATTCGAAGCGATTAAAAGACTTTTAATTAAGCAAAAAGAGTGGATAGAGTGTTACAGCAACTCAAGCTTATATTACTATCTCCTGGGCAAAATTGTTCCTCTTGCTTTAACCCCCGGAATTTTTATGCGCAAGCTGGCAAGCGAATTTAAAAACTTTGCATTTATGATTCCCAAAGAAGGAAGCATGCTGGTTGTTGAAAACTTTGCCATTCCTGCTCAAACCAAGAAAATCGATATGGTTTATAAGTTTATTAACTTCTTGCTCACAAAAGAAATGGCCGCTCGTCATAGCGAAATGTACGGTTTTAATCCGACTAACCGCTTAGCGTACGAGTTGCTTGATCCTGAAATTGCCAATAACCCTCACTATTTTCCGACCGATGACCGCTTTGCTAAGCTCTTCCACACGCATAATAATTTGCCGTGGGATAAGGTTGAAGAGATCTGGCTGGCCGTCAAATTTGCATAA
- a CDS encoding PASTA domain-containing protein: MIKKLLQKITWYLWLVPFISFLGGYWICYLWVQKTELTVPNIIGKSAYQAIVLLSEKRLSMRVRSVREDATLPEGVILDQLPKSGQLMRVNQNIYVTLSQKPLSFALPDFCGATAQNIQAICHKQGLDLSMHSIPSYQITGKCLAQYPQAGELVDHKKMLVLIAAQKDDACLVPRLKGLPVVQVKRSLKQENVVLEIFHEQVDVDHTCNDCVVVSQQPAAGSIVKTSERLVLQLSVKDS, translated from the coding sequence ATGATCAAAAAACTTCTTCAAAAAATTACCTGGTATCTTTGGCTCGTACCATTTATTTCCTTTTTAGGTGGATATTGGATTTGTTATCTTTGGGTTCAGAAAACAGAACTTACTGTGCCTAATATCATCGGCAAATCAGCTTATCAAGCAATTGTATTGCTGTCTGAAAAACGGCTGAGTATGCGTGTGCGCTCTGTGCGGGAAGATGCAACGCTTCCTGAGGGTGTAATTCTTGATCAGTTACCCAAGTCCGGTCAGCTTATGAGGGTTAATCAAAATATTTATGTAACGCTCTCACAAAAACCTCTTTCATTCGCGTTACCCGATTTCTGTGGTGCGACTGCTCAGAATATTCAGGCCATCTGTCATAAGCAAGGTCTTGATCTTTCAATGCATTCAATTCCATCCTATCAAATAACTGGAAAGTGCTTGGCGCAATATCCACAAGCTGGCGAGCTTGTTGATCACAAGAAGATGTTAGTACTCATAGCGGCTCAAAAAGACGATGCCTGTTTGGTTCCTCGACTTAAGGGATTACCTGTTGTTCAGGTTAAGCGTTCGCTCAAGCAAGAAAATGTTGTACTTGAAATTTTTCATGAGCAAGTCGATGTTGATCATACCTGTAATGATTGTGTTGTTGTCAGTCAGCAACCAGCCGCTGGAAGTATTGTTAAAACTTCTGAGCGATTAGTTTTACAACTCAGTGTTAAAGATTCCTAA
- a CDS encoding ubiquitin carboxyl-terminal hydrolase: protein MKKLVILMLMFIRIANPLLSMNEQSLNDCNDDDILNSFQNLTEGVNREKKEVNLSDVIFQGNSDTDNFNHDDNFGGDYQAYAASCYDVLPSLGKRFDVQGLNDDSDFFIRSIPIAPCFQDEDFCTKKGILNENGSDCFIISSLQVLKNIPEFLDVLKTKTSFNQALESFMRNVHDNKLPVSGISTLRAHLTTSDYLKEMKFGQHDAQEFISGLLTELNQDDKDISKNFGLDIEQSFLCASCGHDWKSTDHKELLLPLHLSAYTHANLVSIEELINEIKEEEFIEDGTCEACNARGIVRSIALSFLPKNLIISFKRFTYQNGQAIRLNVKVSLQETLVVNDNTYQLCGVILHHSGHEDSITAGHYTAYVKDSDQAWYHYNDGVCTQVLISDVTQPSSEPYICLYRQQ from the coding sequence ATGAAAAAGTTAGTAATTCTTATGCTCATGTTTATACGGATAGCAAATCCACTTTTATCAATGAATGAGCAATCGCTCAATGATTGTAATGATGATGATATTTTAAATTCATTCCAAAATCTTACAGAGGGAGTGAATAGAGAGAAAAAAGAAGTTAATCTCTCAGATGTAATCTTTCAAGGAAATAGTGACACTGATAATTTTAATCATGATGATAACTTTGGTGGAGACTATCAAGCTTATGCTGCAAGCTGCTATGATGTTCTTCCCAGTTTAGGCAAGCGCTTTGACGTTCAAGGGCTCAATGATGATTCTGACTTTTTTATCAGATCGATCCCAATTGCTCCATGTTTTCAAGACGAAGATTTTTGCACGAAGAAAGGGATTTTGAATGAAAATGGATCTGATTGTTTTATAATCTCATCACTACAAGTTTTAAAAAATATTCCAGAATTTCTAGATGTTCTCAAAACAAAAACGAGTTTTAATCAAGCGCTCGAGAGCTTTATGCGCAATGTGCATGATAATAAACTTCCTGTTTCGGGAATAAGTACATTACGAGCTCATCTAACGACAAGTGATTATCTTAAAGAAATGAAATTTGGTCAGCACGATGCGCAAGAATTTATTTCAGGACTTTTAACAGAGCTGAATCAAGACGATAAGGACATCAGTAAAAACTTTGGTTTGGACATTGAGCAAAGCTTTTTATGTGCTTCTTGTGGACATGATTGGAAGAGTACTGATCATAAAGAATTACTTCTTCCATTGCATTTATCTGCTTATACTCATGCAAATCTTGTATCTATTGAAGAACTTATCAATGAGATTAAAGAAGAAGAATTTATTGAGGATGGTACGTGTGAAGCATGTAATGCACGTGGTATTGTTAGATCAATTGCGTTGAGCTTTCTTCCTAAAAATTTAATAATTTCTTTTAAGCGATTTACGTATCAAAATGGACAAGCGATAAGGTTGAATGTAAAAGTTTCTCTACAAGAAACTCTTGTAGTAAACGATAATACATATCAACTATGTGGTGTTATTTTGCATCATTCAGGACATGAAGACTCGATTACAGCAGGGCATTATACTGCGTACGTTAAAGATAGCGATCAAGCTTGGTACCACTATAATGACGGAGTTTGTACGCAGGTATTGATTAGTGATGTCACGCAGCCTTCAAGCGAGCCATATATTTGTCTCTATCGACAACAGTAA
- a CDS encoding MBL fold metallo-hydrolase yields MQPHIRRGRFFNHAHERLVHRFGKEIKSLLHIAGKRLMKKAYRIIDYQTKPHDWIADLKPLAASQEPLVTWLGHATFLIQLNKINIITDPVFQEVSRFFPRITKLPIASDELPQIHVILISHNHRDHMDEQSLLALKKHQPLMLVPMGNKSWFIARGFEQVVEMGWWQEYELKSSAINFSFLPANHWTGRGLFDFNKTLWGSWMIQCGDFTLYFAGDTGYGEHFARIQERFSSINVALMPIGPNEPRSVMVHSHVSTQEAVQAFLDLHAQHFLPMHWGTFKSGFDAFADPINQLHHWWSNFQLAADRLHTLKFGEQWLFDSLKP; encoded by the coding sequence ATGCAACCACATATTCGTCGAGGACGTTTTTTTAATCATGCGCACGAACGCCTTGTTCATCGCTTTGGTAAAGAGATTAAATCACTCCTACATATTGCGGGTAAGCGTTTGATGAAAAAAGCGTATCGCATTATTGACTATCAAACTAAGCCACATGACTGGATTGCCGATTTAAAGCCGCTGGCTGCAAGTCAAGAGCCTTTGGTTACCTGGCTAGGGCATGCAACATTTCTTATCCAGCTCAATAAAATCAATATTATAACCGATCCGGTTTTTCAAGAAGTTTCACGCTTTTTCCCACGCATTACCAAGTTGCCGATTGCATCGGACGAACTGCCTCAGATTCATGTTATACTCATTTCACATAACCATCGAGATCACATGGATGAGCAGAGCTTGCTTGCATTGAAAAAGCATCAGCCCTTGATGTTAGTTCCCATGGGAAACAAGAGTTGGTTTATTGCGCGTGGCTTTGAGCAAGTCGTTGAAATGGGCTGGTGGCAGGAGTATGAGCTCAAAAGTAGTGCTATAAATTTTTCGTTTCTGCCAGCAAATCATTGGACCGGTCGAGGTCTGTTCGATTTCAATAAAACACTCTGGGGCAGCTGGATGATTCAATGTGGTGACTTTACACTCTACTTTGCAGGTGACACTGGGTACGGCGAACACTTTGCTCGTATTCAAGAAAGATTTTCATCAATTAATGTTGCCCTCATGCCGATTGGTCCGAATGAACCACGTAGTGTTATGGTTCATTCTCATGTGAGTACTCAAGAAGCAGTTCAAGCATTTTTAGACTTACATGCGCAGCATTTTCTTCCCATGCACTGGGGGACATTTAAATCCGGCTTTGATGCATTTGCTGACCCAATTAATCAACTCCATCATTGGTGGAGTAATTTTCAGCTTGCAGCCGATCGATTACATACGTTAAAATTTGGCGAGCAGTGGCTTTTTGATTCCCTAAAACCTTAA
- the mnmA gene encoding tRNA 2-thiouridine(34) synthase MnmA, translating to MKIAVLVSGGVDSSVALTLLKNQGHEIEAFYLKIWLEDELSYLGNCPWNEDLEYAQGVCDKLGVPLHVIPLQKEYHELVVAYAIEQVRQGRTPSPDLMCNEHIKFGCFYNAIDPSFEKVATGHYAQLEERDGLVHLMQAKDPVKDQTYFLSRLTQSQLQRALFPIGHLMKSEVRELAHTFDLPTKARKDSQGICFLGKIHFGDFIKHHVGTKQGDLIEFETDKKVGQHEGFWFYTIGQRKGIGLSGGPWFVVSKDVEKNIVYISSKYHDSDKLRNQCDVEQFNWTCGSRPDVESLKIKLRHGPHFYQCSVTFSSDGKKAHLVLDGSDQGIAPGQFAVFYDGDECLGSGVIC from the coding sequence ATGAAGATAGCTGTACTTGTTTCTGGTGGAGTTGATAGCTCTGTCGCCCTAACACTTTTAAAAAACCAAGGTCATGAGATCGAGGCGTTTTACCTCAAAATATGGCTTGAAGATGAACTCTCCTATCTAGGCAATTGCCCATGGAACGAAGATTTGGAGTATGCCCAAGGAGTATGCGATAAACTTGGTGTACCTCTGCATGTTATTCCGTTGCAAAAGGAATATCATGAGCTTGTGGTTGCATATGCTATAGAGCAAGTTCGACAGGGGAGGACCCCAAGCCCAGATCTCATGTGCAATGAACACATTAAATTTGGCTGCTTTTATAATGCCATTGATCCATCATTTGAAAAAGTTGCAACTGGTCATTATGCTCAACTAGAAGAGCGAGATGGTCTGGTTCATCTTATGCAAGCAAAAGACCCAGTAAAAGATCAAACTTACTTTCTTTCACGTCTGACTCAATCGCAACTGCAGCGAGCACTATTTCCGATTGGTCATCTGATGAAGTCAGAAGTCCGTGAACTTGCACACACCTTTGATTTGCCAACCAAGGCGCGCAAGGACAGTCAAGGTATCTGCTTTTTGGGCAAAATTCACTTTGGTGATTTTATTAAGCATCATGTTGGGACCAAACAGGGTGATTTGATTGAATTTGAGACCGACAAGAAAGTTGGCCAGCACGAGGGATTTTGGTTCTATACGATTGGTCAACGTAAGGGAATTGGTCTTTCTGGTGGCCCGTGGTTTGTCGTTTCTAAAGATGTAGAAAAAAATATCGTTTATATTTCAAGCAAATATCATGATTCAGATAAATTGCGAAATCAATGCGATGTTGAGCAGTTCAATTGGACTTGTGGATCAAGGCCTGATGTGGAATCATTAAAAATTAAACTTCGGCATGGACCTCATTTTTATCAATGTTCAGTTACTTTTTCATCTGATGGAAAAAAAGCTCATCTTGTGCTGGACGGCTCAGATCAAGGCATTGCTCCAGGTCAGTTTGCAGTTTTTTATGATGGGGATGAATGTTTGGGCTCAGGGGTTATTTGTTAA
- a CDS encoding ABC transporter ATP-binding protein: protein MRKIRFENVCKSFDGELILDRLNLEIPAGQFFSLLGPSGCGKTTLLRLLAGLERVDSGKIYLGNEDITDVPIYKRRVNTVFQHYALFPHLSVFENVAYSLRIRKTSESEVAQRVLDALKTVRLSGFDSKLPRSLSGGQQQRVALARAIINEPDVLLLDEPLAALDLKLKEEMLIELVNLQDKLQTTFVYVTHDQFEALTLSDQMAIMDKRGSVAQIGTPKQIYEFPASRFVANFVGNTNIIEGVLHIKDDLYEIEVEGLGHFLVDITTERYWMIPGCRLYISIRPEKIEISKKVREGFSNHLTGKVINMIYYGRTTQYHVKLKSGQVLMVFEQNEEHFPEETIDYDDEVHLYFQKENVVLLEY from the coding sequence GTGAGGAAAATTAGATTTGAAAACGTTTGTAAGTCGTTTGATGGTGAACTTATTCTTGATCGGTTGAATCTTGAAATACCGGCTGGGCAGTTTTTTTCGCTGCTTGGACCAAGTGGATGCGGTAAAACAACACTCTTGCGCTTGCTTGCAGGACTTGAGCGTGTAGATTCAGGAAAAATTTATTTGGGTAATGAAGACATTACCGATGTTCCTATTTATAAGCGTCGTGTTAACACAGTTTTTCAGCATTATGCACTTTTTCCACACTTGTCAGTGTTTGAGAATGTTGCTTATAGTCTTCGCATCAGAAAAACTTCAGAAAGTGAAGTTGCACAACGTGTTTTAGATGCTCTTAAAACAGTTCGACTATCTGGATTTGATTCAAAGCTTCCACGCAGCTTATCAGGTGGTCAACAGCAACGCGTAGCGCTTGCTCGAGCTATTATTAATGAACCAGATGTTCTCCTGCTTGATGAGCCCCTTGCAGCCCTTGATTTAAAGCTTAAAGAAGAGATGTTAATTGAATTGGTTAACTTACAAGACAAACTTCAAACAACATTTGTCTATGTTACTCATGACCAATTCGAAGCACTCACGCTTTCCGACCAAATGGCGATTATGGACAAACGCGGAAGTGTTGCACAAATTGGTACTCCTAAGCAGATTTATGAATTCCCAGCATCACGCTTTGTTGCTAATTTTGTTGGCAATACCAATATTATCGAAGGCGTTTTGCACATTAAAGATGATCTATATGAAATTGAAGTTGAGGGCTTGGGTCATTTTCTTGTTGATATCACAACTGAGCGTTATTGGATGATTCCAGGCTGTAGGTTGTATATCAGTATTCGTCCAGAGAAAATTGAAATTAGCAAAAAAGTACGCGAAGGCTTTTCTAATCATTTGACCGGTAAAGTTATTAACATGATTTATTACGGCCGAACAACTCAATACCATGTCAAGCTTAAGAGTGGGCAGGTGCTTATGGTATTCGAGCAAAACGAAGAGCATTTTCCAGAAGAAACCATCGATTATGATGATGAAGTTCATCTTTATTTTCAAAAAGAGAACGTTGTATTGTTGGAGTATTAA
- a CDS encoding ABC transporter permease: MKFLSRIVTKELGLLFACPAILWQIFFLYMPLVMLLCYSILDFSEIDQAYHFTLERYAIIFNSLYFKVIVNSFFTAVVTAFICFLIAYPVAYFLALKANKRYRTFLLISVILPSWTSLIVQIYAWFFMLERNGFFCQFLYKLGILPQSVHLLNNYFAILVGMVSCFLPFMILPIYAVLERMDKSIIEASADLGANRFETFKRIIWPLSLPGVYAGVLLVTIPAFGEFAIPTLLGGAKNVFWGNLIVDKFLRSRDWASGAALANIGILFPALVIFFFYCASRIREIIKNNDARQRASISKEPW; the protein is encoded by the coding sequence ATGAAGTTTTTGAGCAGAATTGTTACTAAAGAGCTCGGGCTTCTCTTTGCATGCCCAGCAATATTGTGGCAGATTTTTTTTCTCTACATGCCTCTGGTTATGCTGCTTTGTTATAGCATCCTTGATTTTTCAGAGATTGATCAGGCCTATCACTTCACACTTGAGCGCTATGCAATTATTTTTAATTCACTCTATTTTAAAGTGATTGTTAACTCTTTTTTTACTGCGGTTGTGACGGCATTTATTTGTTTTTTAATTGCGTATCCTGTTGCATATTTTCTTGCGCTTAAAGCAAATAAACGGTATAGAACGTTCTTGTTGATTTCGGTTATATTGCCATCTTGGACTAGTTTGATTGTGCAAATTTATGCATGGTTCTTCATGCTCGAGCGTAATGGCTTCTTCTGTCAGTTTCTTTATAAATTAGGTATTTTGCCTCAATCGGTTCATCTGCTGAATAATTATTTTGCAATTTTGGTTGGCATGGTTTCATGTTTTTTACCATTTATGATTTTACCAATTTACGCGGTACTTGAGCGTATGGATAAATCTATTATCGAAGCTTCCGCAGATTTGGGGGCAAATCGATTTGAAACATTTAAGCGTATTATTTGGCCGCTTTCGCTTCCTGGCGTTTACGCAGGAGTTTTGTTGGTGACCATTCCTGCATTTGGTGAATTTGCAATACCGACATTGCTTGGTGGAGCAAAAAATGTTTTTTGGGGTAACTTGATTGTTGATAAATTTTTGAGATCGCGTGATTGGGCCTCAGGCGCAGCGCTTGCAAATATCGGTATACTATTCCCCGCATTGGTAATCTTCTTTTTTTACTGTGCATCGCGCATTCGGGAAATTATAAAAAACAATGATGCTCGACAAAGAGCTAGCATCTCCAAGGAGCCCTGGTAA